The Malus sylvestris chromosome 3, drMalSylv7.2, whole genome shotgun sequence genomic sequence CGAATTTAAAATGCATGTAATTATTACTTAACCTTGGTAGTCACATGACTCTAAGGCAGGCCTATTGGTGATTTTTCTAGCTAAAACAAACTTTGACTAAAAAAAACTTTACCAACATCAgaatcccaattttttttttcaatagctCAAATTACTCAACAGTATGGAAAATGAATAGTCATGATCAAATTAGAAAAATACTATTTTTGCATacttatcaatttaataaatataaAACCCCAAATATTAAGTAATCCGGACTATTGAAGACTTATCCCATAAGCTGATGTCAACTCAAATATGATCCTTCTTTCAGCTACTATGCAAGTATCGATGCTTTGACTTAAAAATTACGCACATTTTAGAAAGTTAATGTTACTCATGTGAAGGACTTGAATCCAACAGGTTAATTGTCACCATGAGGTGACCATTAATGTAAGATTTATGTGTAAGACTCTCTCAACATGATCTTATATTAGTTGACGAAGCTTTCTGGTGGTGGTGAAACCAGAAATTCTCTCTCCTTACTCAGGGTTCTTCTgccatctctctttctccctttcTAGTTCAAAGATCAACCACAAAAAAGTCACACAAGCAAAAATCTAAACAAAGAAAGTTATGTTGTTCTGCttggatgaaaataaaaacttgaaaaataaaaccaGAAAACATTAAGAGCTTGGTTAAAGAGATGAACAGACCAGGATCACGGACTGTGGCATGAACCATGTGGCCTTTCTCCAGGAGGCTCTTCACCAACCAAGACCCTATAAAACCAGTGGCTCCGGTAACACAGTAAGTTGCCATAGCTCTCCCTTTCTTTTGCCCGCACgctgacacacacacacagaaatatatataaacacacagaGAGATATGCATATATAATCAATAGTGTTGGCTGTTGTAATCATGTAGCATATATAATATTCATATCCGAAAAATAGTATAATAAGAAACCAATAGGCGACCGACAAAGCATGTGAGGCGATAGTAAtaaatcgtttttttttttaaattttggaaagCAAATATTTCCATTTCTGGTCTACCATGTATGGAAGTCACATCAATTACAAATGTACTATTTTTGAGGGACAATGATTGTCTGCCCGATCTCGTGCTCTTTCATGTCTTTTtgtttgtatggtcacggttaaatcacgtcaacattttatgttactatttatttttgtcttattatctttataaaaaaataatataaaatgttgacgtgaattaaccgtaaccacacaaaacaagagaACACGGAAGGGTACGGGAACAaaaagggcagacaatccttgccCATTTTTGAGATGAGAGTGTGTGTTGTCAATGCATGCATGGTTGCCAAATGTTAAATCATCCACGTGATTTGAGTTGTACACGCTCTCCACATTCATACAATTGGGTTAACATATTTACCCAAAAaggccaaaaaaagaaaagaaaagtatttactattattaagaggactttttttttttttttttttttttaagtgagaCTCTTTAAATAGACTCTATGCTATCTTATGCTTTCTACACAATGTTCTGTAGTGTTAACATGAGAATTGATATTAAACTGTGAAGTGACATAAAGTTTATAAAGAGTTTCACTTTTGAGAAAGTCTTATTAGCATTTCTATTTCCATATTAATTTATCCATCATGTATGACGTAGAAGTGTTTGATTTGCAGTATTCGAACTTGAGACTTGACATATCACTAAATTAAGAACTAGATAAATAAATCTGTAATAATAATGCATAtattaagggaaaaaaaagtttgaagaaAGTATATTCTTGTGGAAACTACACCACTTGGCTTACTAAAAAATGACTAGAGTTGTAAACGAGTGGAGGCAAACCGAGTATCACTGTCGTCAATTTAGCTTGTTTTAATATTTCTCAAACTTGAGCTACGTTTGACTTGCTTATTCTACAAGCCAAGTTCAAGCGAGGTTTGAAATTCAAACTCGATGCCAGATTCAGTCTGTTTTGAGTTTAGTATAATAAGTTGGTCTGACCTtacaacaaaaaatcacaagttaATTGGTGGCATATTTTAATGATAAATATATAACACAATTTCACACATATATAGTACTTTGAGACGATCACATTTTTCATAACtttctcattttttgtttttttaggtgATTCGAAATCCCAAGCTGAATCAATTTATGTGTTCAAGCTGAATCCAGTTCTACAAATTTAATATGGTGCTAAAAATATTTCGTTGAGTTTCTTGCCATCTTTTTTGTTACCAAAACCGGCAGCAGTGCGCGGACAATTTTTCTATTTCTTATCTagacagcaaataaacacaaaaTGCTAGAGTTGATCAAATGAAAAATCCACCGTTGATCCGAATGACCTGACCATTGACCCACTCGCCTGCATCCGCCGCTAAAAAGCCCACAATCCCAGACACATCCTTGGGCTCGCCCAATCGACCCAGAGGGCAAGCATCCTCAAGCCTCTTAACCATCTCCTCACTCTTCCCGGCAAAGAACAACTCCGTCGCCACCGGCCCCGGCGCAACGCAATTCGCAGTTATTCCAGTGCCCTTGAGCTCCTTGGCCAAAATCTTTACCATCGTCTCCACCGCCGCCTTGGAGGCCGCGTAGGCTGCGTACCCAGGCATAAGCCCCCCGACGACCGACGACGTTATCATAATAATTCTCCCGCCGCCGCCGCGCTTGACTCTCTTCGCTGCTTCCCTAGAAACCAAAAACGCCCCTTTGGTGTTGACATTGAATGTGTTGTCCCAGTCCTCCACCGCCGTATTGGCCACGCTGGGATATTTGGGATCCAAAACCCCCGCGCTGTTCACGACGATGTCGAGTTGGGTCCCGAATTCTTGCTCGGCTTTGTCGAAGAGCTGCTTCACCTGATCCGGGTCCGAGACGTCTGCTCGGACCGCAATCACTTGCGATTTTGGGGTTGTCTGGTTGAGCTCTGAGACTAATTGATCTGCTTGCGCTGAGTTTGATGAAGCGTAATTGACAACGACCTTTGCGCCGAGGGAGTGGAGGTGAGCTGCAATGGCACGGCCGATGCCGCGCGAACCGCCGGTTACGATGGCTACGCGGCCGTTGAGGGGCAGGGAAGGGGAAAGGGAAGAGGAAGAGCAGTGTTCAGCCATGACTTATGGATCTGGGATGGTGAT encodes the following:
- the LOC126615188 gene encoding NADPH-dependent aldehyde reductase-like protein, chloroplastic: MAEHCSSSSLSPSLPLNGRVAIVTGGSRGIGRAIAAHLHSLGAKVVVNYASSNSAQADQLVSELNQTTPKSQVIAVRADVSDPDQVKQLFDKAEQEFGTQLDIVVNSAGVLDPKYPSVANTAVEDWDNTFNVNTKGAFLVSREAAKRVKRGGGGRIIMITSSVVGGLMPGYAAYAASKAAVETMVKILAKELKGTGITANCVAPGPVATELFFAGKSEEMVKRLEDACPLGRLGEPKDVSGIVGFLAADAGEWVNGQVIRINGGFFI